Proteins co-encoded in one Zygotorulaspora mrakii chromosome 5, complete sequence genomic window:
- the ATG7 gene encoding Atg7p (similar to Saccharomyces cerevisiae ATG7 (YHR171W); ancestral locus Anc_5.66) produces the protein MANSELRYGTPFQSFLDTSFFQELSRLKLDVLKLDSKGQKLYSSLDWSSASKTCKSVQLFLNKLSFDPSGLRANSGAPVSGMIYNFNVFDEFKNLDKNKFLKDKGREIFESGIKDINTCIGYYIISYADLKKYRYYYWVCIPSFQSKEQIIENLGQHEVEDSSIYQDWFRDNADQWVCLENSDGEVVEYSKVVSQNCKALIVRDCCRLDGIPSAFAKNVLTVFQHDNPSRRELDALFIRPDDTSFKLKIGLKKIVNSENKGLQVNGWEKNLQGKLGPRAIDLSSLIDPLKVADQSVDLNLKLMKWRIVPDIDLDIVKKAKVLLLGAGTLGCYVSRTLMAWGVRKITLVDNGTVSYSNPVRQPLFQFDDVGKPKAQAAADALRRVFPLMDVGAVHLSVPMIGHPVTNEEAEYHDYKKLRDLYSQHDAVFLLMDSRETRWLPTVLGNVQNKTVINAALGFDSYLVMRHGNHYGKGQNRLGCYFCNDVYAPKDSLTDRTLDEMCTVTRPGVALMAASQAVELFVSILQSGKQGGSNVLGETPHQIRGFLNNFSTLKVETPAYNHCSACSGQVVSTCRELGWKFVKSALNDYKYIEDLSGLTAVQQEADKAIDEWGTDDEDDEFLV, from the coding sequence ATGGCTAACAGTGAATTGAGATATGGAACACCGTTCCAATCATTCTTGGACACATCGTTTTTCCAGGAACTTTCACGTTTGAAGCTTGATGTACTAAAACTGGATTCTAAGGGACAAAAATTATATTCAAGTCTTGATTGGTCAAGTGCTTCGAAGACGTGCAAAAGTGTACAGCTTTTCCTCAACAAACTGAGCTTCGATCCAAGTGGTTTACGAGCAAACAGTGGTGCACCCGTATCGGGAATGATTTACAATTTCAATGTCTTTGATGAGTTCAAGAATCTTGATAAGAACAAGTTTTTAAAAGACAAGGGAAGAGAGATTTTTGAGAGTGGTATAAAGGATATTAATACCTGTATTGGCTATTATATCATCAGTTATgcagatttgaaaaaatatagatATTACTACTGGGTATGTATTCCTAGTTTTCAGAGTAAGGAACAGATCATAGAAAATCTAGGGCAACATGAGGTTGAAGATTCAAGTATATACCAAGATTGGTTTCGAGATAACGCCGATCAATGGGTTTGTCTAGAGAACTCCGACGGCGAAGTAGTcgaatattcaaaagtggTGTCGCAAAATTGCAAAGCATTAATAGTAAGAGATTGTTGTCGATTGGATGGCATACCAAGCGCATTCGCTAAAAATGTTTTAACCGTATTCCAGCATGATAATCCAAGTAGAAGAGAACTAGATGCTCTCTTCATTCGACCTGACGATACCAGTTTTAAACTGAAAATTGGtctcaaaaaaattgtcaacTCGGAAAACAAAGGTTTACAGGTTAATGGTTGGGAAAAGAATCTTCAAGGAAAGCTTGGGCCGCGTGCTATTGATCTGAGCTCTTTAATTGATCCTTTAAAAGTGGCAGACCAATCTGTCGATTTGaacttgaaattgatgaaatggaGAATCGTCCCAGATATTGATCTAGATATTGTTAAAAAGGCTAAAGTTCTACTGCTGGGGGCTGGTACCCTAGGATGTTACGTATCCCGAACGTTGATGGCTTGGGGTGTAAGAAAGATAACTTTAGTTGATAATGGTACAGTATCCTATTCAAACCCTGTAAGACAGCCATTGTTTCAGTTTGATGATGTTGGAAAGCCAAAAGCCCAAGCGGCAGCTGATGCTCTCCGGAGAGTCTTTCCCTTGATGGATGTGGGCGCAGTCCATTTGAGCGTGCCGATGATTGGCCATCCTGTCACGAACGAAGAAGCCGAATATCATGACTATAAAAAGTTGCGTGATCTATATTCGCAACATGATGCTGTATTTTTATTGATGGATTCAAGAGAAACCCGATGGCTTCCAACCGTTCTTGGTAACGTTCAGAACAAGACTGTTATAAATGCTGCCTTAGGCTTTGATAGTTATCTTGTTATGAGACACGGCAATCATTACGGTAAAGGGCAAAATCGTCTTGGCTGCTACTTCTGCAACGATGTGTATGCACCAAAAGATAGTTTGACTGACAGGACCCTGGACGAAATGTGCACAGTAACCAGGCCGGGCGTGGCATTGATGGCTGCTTCACAAGCTGTTGAGTTGTTCGTATCCATTTTACAATCTGGTAAGCAGGGAGGTTCTAATGTTTTGGGAGAAACACCTCATCAAATTAGAGGCTTTTTGAATAACTTTTCCACCCTGAAGGTAGAAACACCTGCGTACAATCACTGTTCAGCATGTAGTGGACAGGTTGTATCCACCTGCCGTGAATTGGGCTGGAAATTTGTGAAATCTGCACTCAACGACTACAAATATATTGAGGACCTCAGCGGATTGACTGCTGTTCAACAAGAAGCAGATAAAGCCATTGATGAATGGGGTACagacgatgaagatgatgaatttcTGGTATAA
- the NMD3 gene encoding ribosome-binding protein NMD3 (similar to Saccharomyces cerevisiae NMD3 (YHR170W); ancestral locus Anc_5.67) produces MDYTPLHSHQEIQPHDHEHQAQTATLLCCSCGVPIDGSGGMVMCYDCIKLTVDITEGIPRESNVSFCRNCERFLQPPGQWVRADLESRELLAICLRRLKGLTKVRLIDASFIWTEPHSRRIRVKLTVQGEAMSNTIIQQTFEVEYIVVAMQCPDCARSYTTNTWRATVQIRQKVPHKRTFLYLEQLILKHNAHVDTISIKEAKDGLDFFYAQKNHAVKMLDFLNAAVPLKYKKSEELVSQDIHTGSSTYKFSFSVEIVPICRDDLVVLPRKLAKSLGNISQFVVCSKVTNTLQFLDPNTLQVADLSAQVYWRMPFNSLADVSQLVEFIVLDVDPTGISRGKYVLADITVARASDLGVNDQVYYVRSHLGALCHAGDSVMGYFIANSNYNSELFDDLNIDRVPDVVLVKKLYRRQTRKNRNWKLKRMAKEHKDIDAAQDYSSRAQKQEMERAERDYEVFLQELEEDSELRQSVNLYKSGAVPASGDQDEMDDNEEDAPQIDIDELLDELDDMTLEDQGADEHEMGL; encoded by the coding sequence ATGGATTATACACCGCTTCATTCTCATCAAGAAATACAGCCCCATGATCATGAGCATCAGGCGCAGACAGCAACGCTTCTGTGCTGCAGCTGTGGTGTTCCTATTGATGGATCTGGAGGTATGGTTATGTGTTACGACTGTATCAAGTTAACTGTTGATATCACAGAGGGCATACCCAGAGAATCTAACGTTTCATTTTGCAGGAATTGTGAGAGGTTTTTGCAACCTCCTGGTCAATGGGTGAGGGCAGATTTAGAATCCCGAGAGCTATTGGCTATTTGTTTGCGCCGTTTGAAAGGTTTGACGAAGGTCAGATTGATAGATGCATCATTCATCTGGACAGAACCGCACTCTAGACGTATCAGGGTAAAGCTAACCGTTCAAGGTGAAGCTATGTCAAATACCATCATTCAGCAAACTTTTGAAGTAGAATATATTGTAGTAGCCATGCAATGTCCTGACTGTGCAAGGTCGTACACTACTAATACCTGGAGAGCAACGGTTCAGATTAGACAGAAGGTTCCTCACAAGAGaacatttttatatttggaGCAGTTGATCTTAAAACACAATGCTCATGTGGATACGATCTCCATTAAAGAAGCTAAAGATGGTTTGGATTTCTTCTAtgctcaaaaaaatcacgCCGTCAAGATGTTAGATTTCCTAAATGCTGCCGTACCACTtaaatacaaaaaatctgaagAATTGGTTTCTCAGGATATTCACACAGGTAGTTCTACCTAcaagttttcattttccgTTGAAATTGTCCCCATTTGTAGAGATGATTTAGTTGTATTACCAAGAAAGTTAGCGAAATCTCTGGGTAATATATCACAATTTGTCGTTTGTTCCAAAGTCACAAATACacttcaatttttggatCCTAACACATTACAGGTCGCAGATTTATCAGCTCAAGTCTACTGGAGAATGCCGTTCAATTCACTGGCAGACGTCTCCCAATTGGTAGAGTTCATAGTATTGGACGTTGACCCAACTGGTATAAGCAGAGGCAAGTACGTATTGGCAGATATTACAGTCGCAAGGGCTTCAGATTTGGGTGTTAATGATCAAGTTTACTACGTGAGATCTCATCTGGGTGCTCTTTGTCATGCAGGTGACAGCGTAATGGGATACTTTATTGCAAACTCGAACTATAACTCCGAGTTATTCGATGATTTGAATATTGATCGTGTTCCAGATGTTGTGCTCGTCAAGAAACTATACCGTAGACAGACTAGAAAGAACAGAAACTGGAAATTAAAGAGAATGGCAAAGGAACATAAGGATATTGATGCCGCTCAAGACTATAGTTCAAGGGCTCAAAAGCAAGAAATGGAACGTGCTGAAAGAGATTACGAAGTATTCTTGcaagaattggaagaagattCAGAACTCAGACAAAGTGTTAATCTATATAAAAGTGGTGCTGTCCCAGCCTCGGGCGATCAAGATGAAATGGATGACAACGAAGAGGATGCTCCGCAAATTGATATAGATGAATTGTTAGATGAGCTGGACGATATGACACTTGAAGATCAGGGCGCGGATGAACATGAAATGGGTCTGTAA
- the NOP19 gene encoding Nop19p (similar to Saccharomyces cerevisiae YGR251W; ancestral locus Anc_5.68), with protein sequence MSRAREIQEKLNLQAKLQESFANTTGKVLGWLDADIRGEGMEANNMNASKAAFFQLPVMQTGSGLNLSHNITEPEDHGDIHTIGEFIKSDKKVNSLSKKKQRSQPKTQVNSIYRISKEDTKAMVSLKRKMRKVQKEDGMQQLRPTTEQDHSSNSNAKYSSESDDEPQVEKATKKKFGLLFSAKKKQRK encoded by the coding sequence ATGTCGAGAGCAAGGGAAATACAAGAGAAGCTGAACCTGCAGGCCAAGCTTCAGGAGTCTTTCGCAAATACAACAGGGAAAGTTTTAGGCTGGCTAGATGCAGATATTCGTGGGGAGGGCATGGAGGCTAATAATATGAATGCCAGTAAAGCCGcattttttcagcttcctGTGATGCAAACGGGTTCTGGTCTCAACCTTAGTCATAATATAACTGAACCTGAGGATCATGGAGATATCCACACGATTGGTGAATTTATAAAGAGTGACAAGAAAGTAAATTCATTGtcgaagaaaaaacaacgCTCACAGCCCAAAACTCAAGTAAACAGCATATATCGCATATCGAAGGAGGACACCAAAGCCATGGTTTCgctaaaaagaaagatgagaaaagttcaaaaagaagatggCATGCAGCAGCTACGGCCGACTACCGAGCAGGATCATTCCAGTAATAGCAATGCAAAATACTCAAGTGAGAGCGATGATGAGCCTCAGGTTGAAAAGGCAACTAAAAAGAAGTTTGGATTACTATTCAGTGCCAAGAAAAAACAGCGAAAGTAG
- the DBP8 gene encoding ATP-dependent RNA helicase DBP8 (similar to Saccharomyces cerevisiae DBP8 (YHR169W); ancestral locus Anc_5.69) yields MSTRSTSSFKSLGLPKWLIDSLSAMKITQPSAIQKGCIPKILQGSDCIGGAKTGSGKTIAFAAPMLTKWSEDPSGMFGVVLTPTRELAMQIAEQFTALGSSMNIRVSIVVGGESIVKQALELQRKPHFIIATPGRLAHHIMNSGEDTIGGLIRTKYLVLDEADFLLTTTFAKDLGVCIGALPPKSKRQTLLFTATITDQVRALKDTVQQDGKPPLFSYEVEMVDNVAIPSTLRTEYILIPEYVKEAYLYQLLTCEAYSESSAIIFVNRTTTAEILRRVLKNMDIRVASLHSQMPQQERTNSLQRFRANAARVLIATDVASRGLDIPIVELVINYDIPSDPDVFIHRSGRTARAGRSGDAISFITQRDVSRIEAIESRINKKMVECGKVHDTAVIRKCLSKVTKAKREALMAMEKENFGERKKSQRKKKVDQKGFRT; encoded by the coding sequence ATGTCTACAAGAAGTACTAGCAGTTTCAAGTCACTGGGCCTTCCAAAGTGGTTGATCGATTCGCTATCCGCGATGAAAATCACACAGCCCAGTGCGATTCAAAAGGGATGTATACCGAAAATCTTACAGGGCAGTGATTGCATTGGAGGTGCAAAGACAGGTTCTGGTAAGACCATTGCATTCGCGGCGCCAATGCTCACAAAGTGGTCTGAAGATCCAAGTGGAATGTTTGGCGTTGTACTCACGCCAACAAGAGAGTTGGCCATGCAGATAGCGGAACAGTTTACGGCTCTAGGAAGCAGTATGAATATCCGAGTAAGTATCGTCGTTGGTGGTGAAAGTATTGTTAAGCAGGCTTTAGAGTTACAAAGAAAACctcatttcatcattgCTACACCCGGTAGACTGGCACATCATATTATGAACAGTGGTGAGGATACCATTGGTGGTCTTATTAGAACAAAATACTTGGTTCTTGATGAAGCCGATTTTCTGCTTACAACTACTTTTGCGAAGGACCTTGGTGTCTGTATAGGTGCTCTGCCTCCAAAGAGTAAAAGACAAACGCTTTTGTTTACTGCTACTATAACAGATCAAGTTAGAGCATTAAAGGACACAGTACAACAGGATGGTAAACCTCCATTATTCAGTTACGAAGTTGAGATGGTTGACAACGTAGCTATTCCATCTACTTTGAGAACCGAATACATATTGATACCTGAATACGTCAAGGAAGCATATTTGTATCAATTATTGACCTGCGAGGCTTACAGTGAATCAAGTGCGATAATATTTGTCAACAGAACCACAACAGCTGAAATTCTTCGaagagttttgaaaaatatggataTAAGAGTAGCATCTTTGCATTCACAAATGCCGCAACAGGAAAGGACGAATTCTTTGCAAAGATTTAGGGCCAATGCCGCTCGAGTTCTGATAGCAACGGATGTAGCCTCTAGAGGTTTGGACATCCCGATTGTTGAACTGGTTATTAACTATGATATACCATCTGATCCCGATGTTTTCATTCACAGATCGGGACGTACTGCCCGTGCTGGTAGGTCTGGTGACGCCATTTCCTTTATAACACAAAGAGATGTCTCCAGAATTGAGGCTATCGAGTCGCggatcaacaaaaaaatggtggAATGCGGCAAAGTGCATGATACCGCTGTTATTAGGAAATGTCTAAGCAAGGTCACAAAAGCAAAGAGAGAGGCGTTGATGGCAatggaaaaagagaatttcggagagagaaagaagtcccaaagaaagaaaaaagtagaTCAGAAGGGATTTAGAACATAG
- the MTG2 gene encoding putative GTPase MTG2 (similar to Saccharomyces cerevisiae MTG2 (YHR168W); ancestral locus Anc_5.70) produces the protein MRVSCLKICPMTQMASYKSLPRCSIRWNSNFAPDNAPRATDNEQWLDHLAKTRKVLQPLPEHGNGGYLLNDANLPENRKFPIEVAPASSDSPYINVRSSLAHFTSIQYLQTFNKHKHRQGNFVDVRIIKCRSGSGGDGAVSFFRDAGRSIGPPDGGDGGDGGSVYVQSVEGLNSLSKLRTTYTGGDGSNGAADQLDGARGKDTLITVPVGTIVRWCMDPREVRELVSKKIKYKKNSNLRSILEETKLKLDCTGKNQPNCIQLFRTAYNPGEGWVFKGKSKEYHDDKDWFIELKEKVKSYDIGLFGTELQEDRFPLYGLDLSKVTEKPICLLKGGKGGLGNMHFLTNLVRNPRFAKSGRSGLEQYLMFELKMIADLGLVGLPNAGKSTILNKISNARPRIGHWQFTTLSPTIGTIKSVRDETTFTVADIPGIIQGASKDKGMGLDFLRHIERSKGWVFVVSIADEDPIADLNILINELGGLEKVRTKNVLVVCNKADIDCEKPESINKYRKIQTFCREQSWDSLPISALKEENIDVLLEKMAKCALY, from the coding sequence ATGCGTGTCAGTTGCTTAAAGATATGCCCCATGACGCAAATGGCATCATATAAAAGCCTACCAAGATGCTCAATACGATGGAATTCTAATTTTGCCCCAGATAATGCCCCACGAGCTACGGATAATGAGCAATGGCTGGATCATCTCGCAAAAACTAGAAAGGTATTGCAGCCACTGCCAGAACATGGTAATGGGGGATACCTTTTGAACGATGCTAATCTGCCTGAAAACAGGAAGTTTCCTATTGAGGTGGCTCCTGCTTCTTCTGACAGTCCATACATCAACGTAAGGTCATCATTGGCACATTTTACATCTATACAATATCTTCAGACTTTTAATAAACATAAGCACAGACAAGgaaattttgttgatgtaCGAATAATCAAATGCAGGAGCGGAAGTGGAGGCGATGGTGCTGTTTCATTCTTCAGAGATGCAGGAAGATCTATCGGGCCACCTGATGGTGGTGATGGTGGTGACGGAGGAAGTGTCTATGTTCAGTCTGTTGAAGGTCTCAATTCATTATCAAAACTAAGAACTACCTATACTGGTGGTGATGGGTCAAATGGTGCGGCAGACCAGCTTGACGGTGCTAGAGGCAAAGACACCCTTATAACTGTTCCAGTGGGGACTATTGTACGTTGGTGCATGGATCCCAGAGAAGTACGTGAACTTGTTTccaaaaagatcaaatataaaaaaaacagtAATCTACGATCCATATTGGAGGAAACAAAATTAAAACTTGATTGTACGGGAAAGAATCAGCCAAACTGTATACAGCTATTCAGGACAGCTTACAATCCTGGAGAAGGTTGGGTTTTCAAGGGAAAGAGCAAAGAGTACCATGATGATAAAGATTGGTTTATAGAATTGAAGGAAAAGGTAAAATCATACGATATTGGCCTGTTTGGCACGGAGCTACAAGAGGATAGGTTTCCGCTTTACGGACTCGATTTGAGTAAAGTTACAGAAAAGCCAATATGTCTTTTAAAAGGTGGCAAAGGCGGTCTTGGAAACATGCATTTTTTAACCAATTTGGTCAGAAATCCTAGATTCGCGAAATCAGGTAGAAGTGGACTTGAGCAATACCTTATGTTCGAATTAAAGATGATCGCTGATTTGGGTTTAGTCGGTCTGCCGAATGCCGGTAAATCGACgattttgaacaaaatatcgAATGCGAGACCAAGAATAGGTCATTGGCAGTTTACCACTTTGAGTCCCACCATTGGAACAATTAAGTCAGTACGTGATGAGACGACGTTTACGGTTGCCGATATACCAGGAATCATACAGGGTGCTTCCAAAGATAAAGGAATGGgacttgattttttaaGGCACATAGAGCGTTCTAAAGGCTGGGTATTCGTCGTAAGCATAGCGGATGAAGATCCTATAGCAGATCTCAACATTCTCATAAACGAACTTGGTGGACTGGAAAAGGTCCGAACTAAAAATGTATTGGTAGTATGTAACAAGGCCGATATTGACTGCGAAAAGCCGGAATCGATAAACAAGTACCGCAAAATCCAAACATTTTGCCGCGAGCAAAGTTGGGATTCTCTGCCAATTAGTGCACTCAAAGAAGAGAATATAGATGTGTTACTGGAAAAGATGGCAAAGTGCGCCTTATACTAG
- the THP2 gene encoding Thp2p (similar to Saccharomyces cerevisiae THP2 (YHR167W); ancestral locus Anc_5.71) has protein sequence MGRESEQTYFDTLCEEEQISQETHEQLHTVVEVLKELANATKSEQEQNELLHSLSKEHRKLTDICIDLRYAKYQAREAQVAASKRTKKNHSNTKLQDTKSLAEYITLCESISKDSLEYVNLLERLSVDLAKQIEIADPKVSEFIVDNWNPPKGIYAILETLGDPTVDPKDIATRIRGYLDQIKMERAKYTIQNKYSLQETLHDLTKEVNSWRKECDSMENLMFGDSSNSMKKMLQNVDSLKFRLDREKKNCAQD, from the coding sequence ATGGGACGTGAATCAGAGCAGACATATTTTGACACTCTGTGTGAAGAGGAACAAATATCTCAAGAAACGCATGAACAATTGCATACAGTGGTCGAAGTACTAAAGGAGCTGGCAAATGCAACAAAATCGGAACAGGAACAGAATGAACTACTGCACTCGCTTTCTAAAGAACATCGAAAACTCACAGACATCTGCATAGATCTACGTTACGCCAAATATCAAGCAAGAGAAGCACAGGTGGCCGCCTCCAAGagaaccaaaaaaaatcacagTAACACAAAGCTGCAAGACACCAAGAGTTTAGCAGAATATATCACCCTGTGTGAATCTATTAGTAAAGATTCGTTAGAGTATGTGAATCTCCTCGAGAGGCTATCCGTAGACCTGGCGAAACAGATAGAAATTGCAGATCCAAAGGTGTCAGAGTTCATTGTCGACAATTGGAACCCACCCAAGGGTATATACGCGATCTTGGAGACTCTTGGTGATCCCACAGTGGATCCTAAAGATATAGCAACACGTATTAGGGGCTATTTAgatcaaataaaaatggaACGAGCCAAGTACACAATACAAAACAAATACTCTCTACAAGAAACATTGCATGACCTAACTAAAGAAGTCAATTCATGGAGAAAAGAATGCGATTCCATGGAAAATCTGATGTTTGGTGATAGTTCtaattcaatgaaaaaaatgttacAAAACGTGGATTCACTGAAATTCAGGCTTGATcgtgaaaaaaagaattgtgCTCAAGACTGA
- the CDC23 gene encoding anaphase promoting complex subunit CDC23 (similar to Saccharomyces cerevisiae CDC23 (YHR166C); ancestral locus Anc_5.72) has product MVEDSKNVSLNQIASSLRKSSRDFSRWKLYKSSKWSAEALVGMCVDDDHIQSPSVDAAIIRDEIESNWNLSERENDLYLLAASLFDCKEFDRCAYFLRGATNPCLKFLELYSEFLSWDKKTRAAMEDVLITGKPSKQKIRGDVNTVDDDNSRDSNHAKTSTSGDEKQSNPSTILKRLNSYLEEHRFAKYEFGIGGALLYYLKGILLKLDDNKSDAMTFFLQSLSCYSFNWTCWVELLECLTRSDEALLLLKYIDEKLELQNSTKSNVMVKFFKLAVFQEFSGNIEDFMDDFQYLHSTFPNFTFLKAQNALINYNYMDYLNSESLFDQIVKSDPYRLDDLDTYSNILYVMQKHSKLAYLAQFTSQVDKFRPETCCIVANYYSARQEPEKSIMYFRRALTLNKNCTSAWTLMGHEFVELKNSHAAIECYRRAVDMNAKDFKAWYGLGQAYEVLDMHLYSLYYFQKACTLKPLDRRMWQALAACYSKIGNRQEAINCYERALQLSVNLEQDTHLLFRLAELYEQIRDTENCRQFMIRCVDVEKSSEGLVSDETAKALLWLARFETQRKNYEEAYNYAIGVSHGSSQEIEEARAIARECRAKIQ; this is encoded by the coding sequence ATGGTTGAAGACTCTAAAAACGTCAGCTTGAATCAAATAGCGTCTAGTCTAAGAAAATCTAGCAGAGATTTTTCTCGATGGAAGCTTTacaaatcatcaaaatggTCTGCTGAAGCACTAGTTGGCATGTGTGTTGATGATGACCATATTCAAAGTCCTAGTGTTGATGCTGCTATAATTCGCGATGAGATTGAGAGTAACTGGAATTTATCTGAGAGAGAAAACGACCTATATTTACTAGCCGCCTCATTATTTGACTGTAAGGAGTTTGATAGATGTGCATATTTTCTCAGGGGAGCAACCAATCCATGTTTAAAGTTTCTCGAACTTTACTCagaatttctttcttggGACAAGAAGACTCGTGCGGCTATGGAGGATGTCCTCATTACAGGTAAACCTAGTAAACAAAAGATTAGAGGAGATGTGAATACTGTAGATGATGACAATTCGCGAGACTCTAATCATGcaaaaacatcaacttcGGGAGACGAAAAGCAGTCCAACCCGTCTaccattttgaagagacTTAACTCCTACCTGGAAGAGCATAGATTCGCCAAGTACGAATTTGGAATCGGAGGTGCGTTATTATATTATTTGAAAGGAATACTGCTGAAGCTCGATGACAACAAAAGTGATGCAATGACTTTCTTTTTACAGAGTTTGTCATGTTATTCCTTCAATTGGACCTGTTGGGTTGAGCTATTGGAATGCTTGACTCGATCAGATGAGGCACTACTTTTACTGAAgtatattgatgaaaagcTGGAATTACAGAACTCTACAAAATCTAATGTAATGGtaaagtttttcaaattggcAGTTTTCCAAGAGTTTAGTGGTAATATAGAGGATTTTATGGACGACTTTCAATATTTACACTCTACTTTTCCAAACTTTACATTCTTGAAGGCCCAAAATGCCCTCATAAATTATAACTACATGGATTATCTGAACTCAGAGAGTTTGTTTGACCAAATTGTCAAATCTGATCCCTATAGACTTGATGATCTGGACACATATTCGAATATTCTTTACGTGATGCAAAAACATTCCAAGCTGGCTTACCTAGCCCAATTCACTTCTCAAGTTGATAAATTTCGTCCTGAAACATGCTGCATAGTGGCAAATTATTATAGTGCGCGACAGGAGCCTGAAAAATCTATCATGTATTTTCGTAGAGCTCTTACGTTAAATAAGAACTGCACTAGCGCTTGGACATTGATGGGTCACGAATTTGTGGAACTAAAAAATTCACACGCAGCTATCGAGTGCTACAGAAGAGCAGTTGATATGAACGCAAAGGATTTCAAGGCATGGTACGGGCTAGGTCAAGCCTATGAAGTGCTTGATATGCACCTCTACTCCTTGTACTACTTCCAAAAGGCATGCACGCTAAAGCCGCTGGATAGGCGAATGTGGCAGGCCTTAGCAGCTTGTTACTCCAAAATTGGAAATAGACAAGAAGCCATCAACTGCTACGAGAGAGCTTTGCAACTATCAGTTAATTTAGAACAGGATACTCATCTTCTATTTAGACTGGCCGAATTATATGAACAGATTAGAGACACCGAAAATTGCCGACAATTCATGATACGATGTGTTGATGTAGAAAAGTCGTCTGAAGGCTTAGTGTCGGACGAAACTGCAAAGGCTTTATTGTGGTTAGCAAGGTTTGAGactcaaagaaagaattaTGAAGAAGCATATAACTACGCCATAGGTGTGTCACATGGAAGCTCGCAAGAAATCGAGGAAGCAAGGGCAATAGCTAGAGAATGTAGGGcgaaaattcaataa